Proteins found in one Arachis stenosperma cultivar V10309 chromosome 8, arast.V10309.gnm1.PFL2, whole genome shotgun sequence genomic segment:
- the LOC130943289 gene encoding uncharacterized protein LOC130943289 isoform X1, with amino-acid sequence MQLLSINGGCCMELRLPAIFTESKDAFTWRIGEVNWRNRRQGRKCGGMIVACGAKPPEMNGDKVRRSIFCPSHNYAILKHQMEAAAKSEDYKEAARIRDMLKYYEKDMPVLRLRRLLKEAVADERFEDAASYRDELIEIAPHSFQKCFSDATTLGIRVQVRSEYREDRSIPSKGLYYYAYKVRITNNSTRPVQLLRRHWILTDAHGKSEDVWGLGVVGEQPTIRPGRSFEYSSVFPLKTQNGKMEGDYEMICIDRAFTREFKVAIAPCSLYMLGDYDDNDVNTI; translated from the exons atgCAGTTGTTAAGCATCAATGGTGGTTGTTGCATGGAGTTGCGGTTGCCGGCGATTTTCACGGAGTCCAAGGATGCATTTACGTGGAGGATTGGAGAGGTAAATTGGAGGAACCGGCGGCAGGGAAGGAAATGCGGTGGAATGATCGTGGCGTGCGGTGCGAAGCCGCCGGAGATGAACGGAGACAAGGTTCGGAGATCCATCTTCTGTCCGAGCCACAACTATGCTATCTTGAAGCATCAAATGGAAGCAGCTGCAAAATCTGAG GATTACAAGGAGGCGGCGAGGATTCGCGACATGCTGAAGTATTATGAAAAGGATATGCCAGTTCTGCGATTGCGGAGATTGTTGAAGGAAGCAGTTGCTGACGAGAGGTTTGAG GATGCAGCTAGCTACCGAGATGAGCTAATAGAAATTGCCCCACATTCTTTCCAGAAATGTTTCAGTGATGCTACAACCTTG GGAATCAGGGTTCAAGTCAGAAGTGAATATAGAGAGGATAGAAGTATCCCTTCAAAGGGGCTATACTACTATGCATATAAAGTCAGAATTACTAATAACTCAACTCGCCCAGTTCAACTTCTTAGAAGACATTGGATTTTAACTGATGCTCATGGCAAAAGTGAAGATGTCTG GGGGCTTGGGGTGGTTGGTGAACAACCAACTATACGTCCTGGGAGAAGTTTTGAATACTCTTCTGTATTTCCATTAAAAACACAAAATGGAAAAATG GAAGGTGATTATGAGATGATATGTATTGACAGAGCATttacaagagaatttaaagtgGCCATTGCTCCTTGTTCTCTTTATATGCTTGGAGATTATGATGATAATGATGTTAATACTATTTGA
- the LOC130943289 gene encoding uncharacterized protein LOC130943289 isoform X2 → MIVACGAKPPEMNGDKVRRSIFCPSHNYAILKHQMEAAAKSEDYKEAARIRDMLKYYEKDMPVLRLRRLLKEAVADERFEDAASYRDELIEIAPHSFQKCFSDATTLGIRVQVRSEYREDRSIPSKGLYYYAYKVRITNNSTRPVQLLRRHWILTDAHGKSEDVWGLGVVGEQPTIRPGRSFEYSSVFPLKTQNGKMEGDYEMICIDRAFTREFKVAIAPCSLYMLGDYDDNDVNTI, encoded by the exons ATGATCGTGGCGTGCGGTGCGAAGCCGCCGGAGATGAACGGAGACAAGGTTCGGAGATCCATCTTCTGTCCGAGCCACAACTATGCTATCTTGAAGCATCAAATGGAAGCAGCTGCAAAATCTGAG GATTACAAGGAGGCGGCGAGGATTCGCGACATGCTGAAGTATTATGAAAAGGATATGCCAGTTCTGCGATTGCGGAGATTGTTGAAGGAAGCAGTTGCTGACGAGAGGTTTGAG GATGCAGCTAGCTACCGAGATGAGCTAATAGAAATTGCCCCACATTCTTTCCAGAAATGTTTCAGTGATGCTACAACCTTG GGAATCAGGGTTCAAGTCAGAAGTGAATATAGAGAGGATAGAAGTATCCCTTCAAAGGGGCTATACTACTATGCATATAAAGTCAGAATTACTAATAACTCAACTCGCCCAGTTCAACTTCTTAGAAGACATTGGATTTTAACTGATGCTCATGGCAAAAGTGAAGATGTCTG GGGGCTTGGGGTGGTTGGTGAACAACCAACTATACGTCCTGGGAGAAGTTTTGAATACTCTTCTGTATTTCCATTAAAAACACAAAATGGAAAAATG GAAGGTGATTATGAGATGATATGTATTGACAGAGCATttacaagagaatttaaagtgGCCATTGCTCCTTGTTCTCTTTATATGCTTGGAGATTATGATGATAATGATGTTAATACTATTTGA
- the LOC130944927 gene encoding 3-isopropylmalate dehydratase large subunit, chloroplastic-like → MASSSSFLAPSSTSILHSKKDVGLSALTSTSSISSQRCQKTGFRRICCSVAAPQQSQRQPSTTGSVKTAMTMTEKILARASEKPYLTPGDNVWVNVDILMTHDVCGPGSIGIFKREFGEDAKVWDREKLVIIPDHYIFTSDERANRNVDILRDFCQEQNIKYFYDIKDLSNFKANPDYKGVCHVALAQEGHCRPGEVLLGTDSHTCTAGAFGQFATGIGNTDAGFVLGTGKLLLKVPPTLRFVMDGEMPSYLLAKDLILQIIGEITMAGATYKAMEFVGTTVESLNMEERMTLCNMVVEAGGKNGVVPADSTTYKYLEDKTSVPYQPVYSDQQARFLSEYRFDVSKLEPLVAKPHSPDNRALARECKDVKIDRVYIGSCTGGKTEDFMAAAKVFLASGKKVKVPTFLVPATQKVWMDLYSIPVPGAGGKTCSQIFEEAGCDTPASPSCGACLGGPKDTYARLNEPQVCVSTTNRNFPGRMGHKEGQIYLASPYTAAASALTGYVTDPREFLQ, encoded by the exons atggcttcttcttcttccttccttgCGCCATCATCCACATCCATTCTTCACTCTAAG AAAGATGTCGGTCTCTCTGCTTTGACTTCCACGTCTTCCATTTCTTCTCAGCGATGCCAGAAAACCGGTTTCAGGAGAATTTGCTGCTCCGTTGCAGCACCACAGCAATCTCAACGCCAGCCTTCTACCACTGGATCA GTGAAGACGGCGATGACGATGACTGAGAAGATATTGGCTAGAGCTTCTGAGAAACCCTATTTGACCCCTGGGGATAATGTTTGGGTTAATGTTGATATTTTGATGACTCATGATGTTTGTGGCCCTGGTTCTATTGGTATTTTCAAGAGGGAATTTGGCGAGGATGCTAAG GTTTGGGACCGTGAAAAGCTTGTGATAATACCTGATCACTATATCTTCACCAGTGATGAAAGAGCCAATCGCAATGTTGACATACTAAGAGATTTCTGCCAAGAGCAGAATATCAAGTACTTTTACGATATTAAGGATCTTAGTAATTTTAAG GCAAATCCAGACTACAAAGGTGTTTGCCATGTTGCTCTTGCTCAGGAAGGTCATTGTAGGCCTGGAGAG GTTCTCTTAGGCACTGATTCTCACACTTGTACTGCTGGAGCATTTGGTCAATTTGCTACGGGGATTGGGAATACTGATGCAGGTTTTGTGTTGGGAACAGGGAAGCTTCTCCTCAAG GTGCCTCCAACTCTAAGATTTGTTATGGATGGAGAAATGCCCAGTTATTTACTTGCAAAGGATCTGATTCTGCAA ATAATTGGTGAAATAACTATGGCTGGTGCAACATATAAAGCTATGGAGTTTGTTGGCACAACTGTTGAAAGTTTAAAT ATGGAGGAAAGGATGACGTTGTGCAATATGGTTGTTGAAGCTGGAGGAAAGAATGGCGTTGTTCCTGCTGATAGCACTACATATAAATATCTCGAG GATAAGACATCCGTGCCATATCAACCAGTTTATAGTGATCAGCAAGCAAG ATTTCTTTCTGAATATAGATTTGATGTCTCAAAGTTGGAGCCATTGGTAGCCAAG CCTCATTCTCCGGATAACCGTGCTTTGGCTAGAGAGTGCAAGGACGTGAAAATTGACAGAGTATACATAGGATCTTGCACGGGTGGAAAAACAGAGGATTTCATGGCTGCAGCAAAAGTTTTTCTAGCTTCG GGTAAAAAAGTTAAAGTACCCACATTTCTTGTGCCTGCAACACAGAag GTTTGGATGGACTTATATAGCATCCCAGTACCTGGAGCTGGTGGTAAGACTTGCTCCCAGATATTTGAAGAAGCTGGATGTGACACACCTGCTAGTCCTAGTTGTGGTGCTTGTTTGGGTGGCCCAAAGGATACTTATGCACGCTTGAATGAACCTCAG GTTTGTGTTTCAACTACAAATAGGAACTTCCCGGGCCGAATGGGACACAAGGAAGGCCAGATATATCTGGCTTCTCCATATACAGCTGCGGCATCTGCATTGACTGGTTATGTTACTGATCCAAGAGAATTCTTGCAGTAA
- the LOC130946323 gene encoding phosphoenolpyruvate/phosphate translocator 1, chloroplastic-like produces MQSVAFTLSPSLPLRTPHAPRSASLSFHPLRLSASKSDPVTSNATSSSFTRRSWLHSSSSSFKFRPRDSDLDSRARFEARAASVPESASGDAAASGGLLKTLELGSLFGLWYLFNIYFNIYNKQVLKVYQFPVTVTLVQFAVGTVLVSFMWGLNLYKRPKITGAQLAAILPLALVHTFGNLFTNMSLGKVAVSFTHTIKAMEPFFSVVFSAMFLGEMPTPWVVGSLVPIVGGVALASVTEASFNWAGFWSAMASNVLNQSRNVLSKKVMVKKEDSMDNITLFSIITIMSFFLLAPVAFVMEGVKFTPTYLQSAGLNVRQVYIRSVLAALCFHAYQQVSYMILQRVSPVTHSVGNCVKRVVVIVSSVIFFQTPVSPVNAFGTAVALAGVFLYSRVKRIKPKAKTA; encoded by the exons ATGCAGAGCGTGGCTTTcactctctctccctccctccctcTCCGCACTCCCCACGCGCCTCGCTCCGCTTCCCTCTCTTTCCATCCATTGCGTCTCTCTGCTTCCAAATCCGATCCCGTTACCTCCAATGCAACCTCTTCTTCCTTCACGCGCCGATCCTggcttcattcttcttcctcctcctttaAGTTCCGCCCGCGCGATTCCGATCTCGACTCCCGCGCTCGCTTCGAGGCAAGAGCCGCCTCCGTTCCCGAAAGCGCCAGCGGAGACGCCGCTGCCTCCGGCGGCTTGCTCAAGACTCTTGAGCTTGGCTCCCTCTTCGGCCTCTGGTACCTATTCAACATCTACTTCAATATCTACAATAAGCAG GTTTTGAAGGTGTATCAATTTCCGGTGACTGTGACCCTTGTTCAATTTGCTGTTGGAACTGTCCTTGTGTCGTTTATGTGGGGTTTGAATCTGTACAAGAGACCGAAGATCACTGGTGCTCAG CTTGCAGCAATACTGCCACTGGCTCTCGTGCATACTTTCGGAAATCTTTTCACCAATATGAGTCTTGGAAAGGTGGCTGTGTCGTTCACTCACACAATCAAAGCCATGGAGCCTTTCTTTTCAGTGGTCTTTTCTGCAATGTTCCTTGGAGAG ATGCCTACACCATGGGTGGTTGGTTCCCTTGTGCCTATTGTTGGTGGTGTTGCATTGGCATCTGTGACTGAGGCCTCTTTCAATTG GGCTGGATTTTGGAGTGCAATGGCTTCCAACGTGTTGAATCAATCTCGTAATGTTCTTAGCAAAAAAGTCATGGTTAAGAAAGAG GATTCTATGGATAACATAACCCTCTTCTCTATTATAACGATCATGTCCTTCTTCTTGTTAGCACCTGTGGCTTTCGTCATGGAGGGTGTCAAATTTACCCCTACTTACCTGCAATCTGCT GGTTTAAATGTGAGACAAGTGTACATTAGATCTGTACTTGCTGCACTCTGTTTCCATGCATATCAGCAA GTTTCTTACATGATATTGCAGAGAGTATCACCTGTTACTCACTCTGTTGGCAACTGTGTGAAGAGGGTTGTGGTTATTGTTAGCTCTGTCATCTTCTTCCAAACACCTGTCTCTCCTGTGAACGCTTTCG